A window of Hevea brasiliensis isolate MT/VB/25A 57/8 chromosome 14, ASM3005281v1, whole genome shotgun sequence contains these coding sequences:
- the LOC110672307 gene encoding uncharacterized protein LOC110672307, translating to MDGGSYRIEAERWLTIAEKLLTARDFQGAKSFAIRARESDPRLLEFSDQIIAIADTLLAGELRIINYNGGGSHDYYAILQLPRLSQSMELVATQYRKLALLLNPTRNRLSFADHAFRLVSEAWMVFSNPSKKAMYDHELQVSQLGQLGQLGQLGQLVIPGQEFPQGQSSQGNVRRSPKISRDGRVVVDEDGMAQPESTRLETQPRMTEPIRPIPQHKITELNRPVPQAAPQAKATEPIRPSPQPVAAEPIRPAAQPKAAEPSRPVPQPKAAEPSRPVPQPKAAEPSRPVPQPKAAEPSRPVPQPKVSEPSRPAAQPISVESSRAIRSTTQTSVTESEVPSFWTACPYCYILYEYPKGYEDCAIRCQKCKRAFHAVMIPSPPVTGKDTYFCCWGYFPLGFSGHGKGGGGFGTNWSPVSAMFTTPLPGGGKSRQGNPSNRSEPKVIYKDDVYIDLSDPSDDESDSDDDDWDGRRKKAKNAKGKATPSKNVKKSQNERAKKASAQNADGVSNVEGEVVGKGEGSSGKKKGAKDLGKLDLNVMFSNEVEEAVPGVSEQHGAGNGEEDNIEGIAFFEGLDEFLSSLPILSVVGDDKVKAS from the coding sequence ATGGACGGTGGCAGCTACAGGATAGAAGCGGAGCGGTGGCTTACCATAGCGGAGAAGCTTCTCACCGCACGTGATTTCCAGGGCGCCAAGAGCTTTGCGATCAGAGCACGAGAGTCCGACCCCAGGCTCCTGGAGTTTTCGGATCAAATTATCGCCATCGCTGACACGCTCCTCGCCGGAGAGTTGAGAATCATTAATTACAACGGCGGTGGTAGCCATGACTATTATGCGATCCTTCAACTCCCGAGATTGTCTCAGTCTATGGAACTCGTCGCGACTCAGTACCGTAAGCTTGCTTTGTTGTTGAATCCTACCAGGAATAGGCTTTCTTTTGCAGATCATGCTTTTAGGCTCGTTTCTGAGGCTTGGATGGTGTTCTCCAACCCCTCGAAGAAGGCAATGTACGATCACGAGTTGCAGGTGAGTCAGCTCGGGCAACTTGGCCAACTCGGTCAACTCGGGCAACTTGTCATTCCTGGTCAAGAGTTTCCACAGGGGCAATCCTCACAAGGAAATGTGAGGAGAAGCCCTAAAATCAGCAGGGATGGAAGAGTAGTAGTGGACGAGGATGGCATGGCTCAGCCAGAGTCAACTCGCTTAGAAACTCAGCCGAGAATGACTGAACCAATTCGGCCGATACCTCAGCATAAAATCACTGAGCTGAATCGTCCTGTGCCTCAGGCTGCGCCTCAAGCAAAAGCAACCGAGCCTATTCGTCCTTCACCGCAGCCTGTAGCAGCTGAACCGATTAGACCTGCAGCCCAGCCAAAAGCAGCGGAGCCGAGTCGTCCAGTACCCCAGCCAAAAGCAGCGGAGCCGAGTCGTCCAGTACCCCAGCCAAAAGCAGCGGAGCCGAGTCGTCCAGTACCCCAGCCAAAAGCAGCGGAGCCGAGTCGTCCGGTACCCCAGCCGAAAGTATCCGAGCCGAGTCGACCAGCTGCCCAGCCTATTAGTGTTGAGTCATCACGTGCAATTCGGTCGACGACCCAGACAAGTGTGACTGAGTCAGAGGTACCAAGTTTCTGGACCGCATGTCCTTACTGTTACATTCTCTATGAGTATCCAAAGGGTTATGAAGACTGTGCAATTAGGTGTCAGAAATGTAAACGAGCGTTTCATGCGGTAATGATACCATCACCGCCGGTGACAGGTAAAGACACGTACTTTTGTTGTTGGGGTTATTTCCCGTTGGGTTTTTCCGGTCATGGTAAAGGTGGAGGTGGTTTTGGTACTAATTGGTCACCGGTATCGGCAATGTTTACCACCCCTTTGCCTGGCGGTGGAAAATCAAGACAGGGTAATCCATCAAATAGATCTGAGCCGAAAGTGATTTACAAAGATGATGTCTACATAGATCTTTCTGACCCGAGTGATGATGAGTCTGATTCGGATGATGATGATTGGGATGGTAGAAGAAAGAAAGCGAAAAATGCCAAAGGAAAAGCAACACCTAGTAAAAATGTGAAGAAATCACAAAATGAGAGGGCAAAGAAGGCGAGTGCTCAAAATGCGGATGGTGTGAGTAATGTGGAAGGAGAGGTGGTGGGAAAGGGGGAGGGAAGTAGTGGGAAGAAGAAGGGAGCAAAGGACTTGGGGAAGTTGGATTTGAATGTAATGTTTAGCAATGAGGTGGAAGAGGCAGTGCCAGGAGTGAGCGAACAACATGGAGCTGGAAATGGGGAGGAGGATAATATTGAAGGGATTGCGTTTTTTGAGGGTCTTGATGAATTTTTGAGCAGCTTGCCAATACTCTCTGTTGTTGGGGATGACAAAGTCAAGGCTAGTTAG